The window CGTGCGCGCAGTGCACCGAGCGGTATGCGCCAACGCCGATCTCTGCGAAATTCATCAGACTTGCCGTGCCCGGCTCGAAGTAGCCGGCGTGACCCTTCGCGCCCTGCGCCGACAGGACCCGCGCACCGAACGCGGAGGACACCGGGTCGGCCCCGTGGCCGAGACCGCCGACCTTCAGGTACGGCACGTCCTGGATCCAGTCGTCGGCGTCCCGCATGGCCCACACCCGGGCGCCTGTGTGCAGTTGGGCGGCCTTCTCGACGCTCATGCCGGGGCTGCCGGCCACCGCGATGTCGGACACCTTGGAGGGCAGCGAACCCGCCGCGACGCCGCACACCACGGAGCCGTAGCTGTGGCAGAACAGCGAGACCGGCTTGTCGCCGGGCAGCGCCCGCACCAGCGCGTTCAGCCGTACGGAACCCTCCGCGGCGCGCATCGCCGTGGCCGAGTCGATGCCGAGTCCGCTGGGGGCCGTGTAGTCGGCCCAGGCGATCACGGCCGTACGGGTCGAGGGGCTAGCCTTCCGCTCGGCCGCGTGCAGGGACTCGGCCATGCCGACGGGCGCCGAGTACTTGCGCTCGGTGCGCTGGAAGGTGAGCAGGTCGGTGTCCACGCCGGGCACGACGACCGAGACCCGGTCCGCCCTGCGCAGATTGCCGAAGACCTCCGCCACCCGGCCCGAGCCCTCGGGGTCGAAGGCGAGGATGTGACGCCCCGGCTCCATGAGGTCCTCGAAGCGGTGCATCCTCCGGCCGGCCTCTTGCTTCCCGACCGCCGTGAGACGGGTGTCGTGCATGCGTTCCCGCTCGACCTTGCGCGCCTGTTCGAGCGCGACGCGATTGGCGCGATAGCGCAGCTCGACCGGGGCGCCGTTCATGTTGCCGACCGCGAGCGGATACTTGCGGACCAGGCTCGCGCGGTCCTGCGCGGTGAGGGAGGCGAAGAAGCGGGCCAGCTTCTTCGGCTCGGTCTCGGGGTCCGGCAGTCCGTGACCGCCGATCCGGCCGTGCTCCCATGCGGAGAGCGAGGCCTGGAGCGGCGTGTCGCCCCGCTGGTTGCGCAGGGCCGTCCAGCCGGTGGTCGCCAGCATCACGAACACGACGGCCAGAGCGAGCAGCGCGCGCCAGACGTTCAATTGCGGGGTGGTGTCGAAGGAAGTCACTGAAAGGACACACTAGGAGAACGAGAGGGTCTCGCGTTAACCAAGTGACCGGGATCACGTTTCGGTGTGTGTGCTAAGGGGACTGTTCTGTACGCCAGTTCCCGGCCAGTGCCGGACCCACCTGATCCAGGTATGTCGTGGTGAGTTGGCGCATTCCCGCGAGGCTGAGTTCGTCCCCCGCGGACCACAGTCGTTCGGTGACCCGAATCACCCCGCCGAACAGGGCCACGATGATCCTCGGCCGCGGGTCCGCGTCCACGTCCAGCCCCTCGCGCTCGGCGATGATCCGCGCGAGCTGCTCCTCCAGCTCGGCCGACCGCCGCAGATGGGCGGCGAACAGCGCGGGCGTCGACTCGATCACCCGGTAGACGCGCAGATGGAGGTCGATCGGCACGATCTCCTCGACGGCCTCGTTGATCGTGTCCCAGCTCTCCAGCACGGCCCGGCGCAGCGCCTCCAGCGGGGCCTCGTCCGGCGGGCGCACCTGCAGGGCCTGGACGACGAGTCCCTCCGCGAGTCGCGGCACGAAGAACGCCGTCTCCTCCTTGCCGGCGAAGTAGCGGAAGAAGGTGCGCTGCGAGACGTCGACGGCGGCGGCGATGTCGTCGACGGTGGTCTCGTCGTACCCGCGCGTGGCGAACAGTTCGAGGGCGGCGCGCAGCAGCGCGTCCCGGGTGCGCTGCTTCTTGCGTTCACGCAGGTTCAAGCGGCTCTCTCTCCTCCGAGTCTGCTCCGGCCCCCCTCCGGGCCGTTTTCGCAGTTCAGGCTATCCGAGGGTGTCCTGTCAGTTACCGACTTGTGAATCGGTTTGTCAATTGTCAGTGGCTGTCATTAGCCTCGTCGCATGACTAGTCAGACCACCATCGACACGACGGGGTCGGGGGGCAAGGCACCGGTGGCGCCGTCGGACGCGACGCCGGGCAAGGGGCTGCGGGGACACCCCTGGCTCACCCTCATCACCGTCGCTGTGGGGGTCATGATGGTGGCCCTCGACGGCACCATCGTGGCCATAGCCAACCCGGCCATACAGAAGGACCTCGGCGCGACCTTCGCCGAGGTCCAGTGG of the Streptomyces koelreuteriae genome contains:
- a CDS encoding alpha/beta hydrolase is translated as MTSFDTTPQLNVWRALLALAVVFVMLATTGWTALRNQRGDTPLQASLSAWEHGRIGGHGLPDPETEPKKLARFFASLTAQDRASLVRKYPLAVGNMNGAPVELRYRANRVALEQARKVERERMHDTRLTAVGKQEAGRRMHRFEDLMEPGRHILAFDPEGSGRVAEVFGNLRRADRVSVVVPGVDTDLLTFQRTERKYSAPVGMAESLHAAERKASPSTRTAVIAWADYTAPSGLGIDSATAMRAAEGSVRLNALVRALPGDKPVSLFCHSYGSVVCGVAAGSLPSKVSDIAVAGSPGMSVEKAAQLHTGARVWAMRDADDWIQDVPYLKVGGLGHGADPVSSAFGARVLSAQGAKGHAGYFEPGTASLMNFAEIGVGAYRSVHCAHEDGVCRTGLSGTAAA
- a CDS encoding TetR family transcriptional regulator is translated as MNLRERKKQRTRDALLRAALELFATRGYDETTVDDIAAAVDVSQRTFFRYFAGKEETAFFVPRLAEGLVVQALQVRPPDEAPLEALRRAVLESWDTINEAVEEIVPIDLHLRVYRVIESTPALFAAHLRRSAELEEQLARIIAEREGLDVDADPRPRIIVALFGGVIRVTERLWSAGDELSLAGMRQLTTTYLDQVGPALAGNWRTEQSP